The following coding sequences lie in one Cherax quadricarinatus isolate ZL_2023a chromosome 6, ASM3850222v1, whole genome shotgun sequence genomic window:
- the LOC128693561 gene encoding uncharacterized protein, with the protein MMASLLRVVAARASFPSQFHSTRLLSLVKRAERGFSSGRANHNVVTSDFPDIELTATNLTSHVLKDAAEWPDHVATECAVTGRRYTYSQLVDRVARWAGMLTQLGISKGDVVAIIMLNCPEYPIAMLGGVSIGATVTVVNTAYTPEETLRQLQDSRAKLVIGDITLEKKIETSLVLYKMPTILVMNGPSSISGALNLREILEDTSLPFKDCAEVTGEEVALMPYSSGTTGNPKGVSLSHRALAANVNMIVHPSVFVPRETTESYQESFLCYLPFFHIYGILVKILVGLRRGIKLVCVPKFNPDIFVKDVKQHKVRLLHTVPSVLNFLNHSPWSTPEALASVDAVLCGAAPVLATSATVFREKIKKHIFFQEGYGLTEVLITNLTPLEREKIGWCGLVLPGVSAKIIDTLTGQILSHNQSGEICIKSPTMMSGYFHNKEATAATIDSEGWLHTGDIGCYDEQGYFTILDRTKEMIKVKALQVVPSELENVILKHPNVVEVGVVGVPDDRLGEAPRAYVVVSAPTSEAEIKEFVERKVAPYKKLVGGVVFVKEIPKNATGKLLRRELKKIALK; encoded by the exons ATGATGGCGTCATTGTTGAGAGTCGTGGCAGCCAGGGCATCGTTCCCGTCTCAGTTTCACTCTACAAGACTACTTTCTCTTGTAAA gagagcagagagaggcttCAGTTCCGGCAGAGCAAACCACAACGTTGTCACCTCAGATTTTCCAGATATAGAGTTGACTGCTACCAACTTGACCAGCCACGTCCTGAAGGACGCAGCAGAGTGGCCAGACCATGTTGCCACA GAATGTGCAGTGACTGGTAGACGATACACATACAGTCAGCTGGTGGACCGCGTGGCCAGGTGGGCAGGGATGCTGACCCAGCTGGGCATTAGTAAAGGGGACGTAGTAGCCATAATAATGCTCAACTGTCCAGAATACCCAATTGCCATGCTGGGAGGCGTCAGTATTGGTGCTACTGTCACAGTCGTCAACACGGCCTACACTCCAG AGGAAACTCTTCGTCAGCTTCAAGACAGCAGGGCCAAGCTGGTGATAGGAGACATTACCTTGGAAAAGAAGATTGAGACTTCACTTGTACTATATAAAATGCCTACCATTTTAGTTATGAATGGTCCATCTAGTATCAGCGGAGCTCTTAACCTGCGAGAGATCCTGGAGGACACGTCTCTCCCATTTAAGGACTGTGCAGAG GTTACCGGCGAAGAAGTGGCACTGATGCCATACTCAAGTGGCACCACAGGCAATCCCAAAGGCGTGTCTCTCTCCCATCGTGCACTTGCCGCCAATGTTAATATGATTGTTCATCCAAGCGTCTTCGTTCCTCGTGAAACAACAG AATCGTATCAGGAGAGCTTCTTGTGCTACCTGCCTTTCTTCCACATCTACGGAATCTTGGTGAAGATCCTGGTGGGACTACGGAGGGGTATCAAGCTGGTGTGTGTGCCTAAATTTAACCCAGACATCTTCGTCAAGGATGTCAAGCAACACAAG GTAAGACTCCTTCACACAGTTCCATCTGTgttaaatttcttgaatcattCCCCCTGGAGCACACCCGAGGCCTTGGCGTCCGTTGATGCAGTATtgtgtggtgctgccccagttCTTGCCACCTCGGCAACAGTATTCAGGGAGAAAATTAAGAAACATATCTTCTTCCAGGAAG GTTACGGCCTCACAGAGGTGCTGATCACCAACCTCACTCCcctagagagagagaagataggaTGGTGTGGCCTGGTTCTGCCTGGTGTGTCAGCCAAGATTATTGATACGCTCACTGGACAAATATTGTCACATAACCAAAGCGGAGAAATCTGCATTAAATCCCCAACG ATGATGTCTGGATATTTCCATAATAAAGAGGCCACAGCAGCCACAATCGACAGTGAAGGTTGGCTTCACACAGGGGATATCGGTTGTTATGATGAACAAGGTTACTTTACCATACTCGACCGAACTAAAGAAATGATCAAGGTCAAGGCTTTGCAA GTAGTGCCATCAGAGCTGGAGAACGTCATCTTGAAGCACCCTaacgtagtggaggtgggtgtagtgggtgtacctGACGACAGATTGGGTGAGGCTCCTCGGGCTTATGTAGTTGTCTCTGCCCCCACTTCAGAAGCTGAAATTAAAGA